Proteins from a genomic interval of Maniola jurtina chromosome 8, ilManJurt1.1, whole genome shotgun sequence:
- the LOC123867771 gene encoding uncharacterized protein LOC123867771 — protein sequence MVREYKRKLGARSYKNYSDETLAKAVAEVRAGLLTQSAAAKKYKINRTTILNKIHHQHELKPGHPTVLTPETEKLIADTLKILTDWGVPFTKRDIQIIVQMLVTREGRVIKQWKDNSPGPDFVTDFAARNNLTQRLATNIKPARASVGPNEIKEFFENVRPALEETRPGLIYNYDETNVTDDPGAIKVLVPRGHRRVERVQEHSKSSVSIMFCGTADGKMIPPMVVYKSKHLYENWTMGGPLGTIYRNSHSGWFDMNLFEVWFFKLLLPSIQEERIGNEKAVVIGDNLASHFSPEVVQAAIQNNIHFTTLTPNSTHIMQPLDVGIYGPLKRQWRKILDTWRKESRIRGIIPKPQFPMLLKRLMDAMAPNLMKNLQSSFRTTGFYPFDPQVVLQKLPGEREQETGRILDSCLLEFLKETRGYNTERIRHRRGRKVVNKPGAQILVTSQRDNAEEDAPEIDVPPTIDDIPEIDSPPMPEVSSPSTFNNSPKSISILDFPTMDDSPEIEENVSAFENNQPSTSGLLTKNQTDSDEDVPLSCLVRKKEIKNRKKDKKKNKKESNLCYICRCDYRFYRHSVDWICCITCKNWVCGMCNKGSNNPSYECVVCEDDSD from the coding sequence ATGGTCAGAGAGTATAAAAGAAAACTGGGTGCCCGGAGTTACAAAAATTACAGCGATGAAACCCTTGCAAAAGCCGTTGCTGAAGTGAGGGCAGGTCTTCTTACCCAGAGTGCGGCTGCCaagaagtataaaataaatagaacaaCTATTCTAAACAAAATTCACCACCAACATGAACTAAAGCCGGGTCATCCAACTGTTTTGACTCCTGAAACTGAAAAACTAATAGCCGATACCTTGAAAATATTAACAGATTGGGGTGTTCCTTTTACTAAACGCGATATCCAAATTATTGTTCAGATGTTGGTCACCAGGGAAGGTAGGGTTATAAAACAATGGAAAGACAACTCACCGGGGCCGGACTTTGTGACCGACTTTGCAGCGCGAAACAACCTTACTCAGAGACTGGCCACAAATATCAAACCTGCTAGGGCATCAGTGGGTCCTAATGAGATaaaagaattttttgaaaatgtgaGACCAGCTCTGGAGGAGACACGTCCAGGTCTTATTTACAATTATGATGAGACGAACGTGACTGATGACCCGGGGGCAATAAAAGTTTTAGTCCCTCGAGGTCACAGACGTGTCGAACGAGTCCAGGAGCATTCCAAATCATCGGTCAGCATCATGTTTTGTGGCACAGCAGACGGAAAAATGATTCCTCCTATGGTTGTCTACAAATCAAAGCACCTGTACGAGAACTGGACAATGGGAGGCCCACTAGGAACAATTTACAGAAATAGTCATAGCGGTTGGTTTGACATGAACCTCTTCGAGGTATGGTTCTTCAAGTTGTTGTTGCCGAGCATCCAGGAAGAAAGAATTGGAAATGAAAAAGCAGTTGTCATAGGTGATAATTTAGCTTCGCACTTCTCACCTGAAGTCGTTCAGGCAGCAATACAAAATAACATTCATTTTACGACTTTAACACCAAACTCGACGCACATAATGCAACCCCTCGATGTGGGTATATATGGTCCTTTAAAAAGACAATGGAGAAAGATTTTGGATACTTGGAGAAAGGAATCGAGAATACGGGGCATCATTCCAAAGCCACAATTTCCCATGTTACTGAAGAGACTGATGGATGCAATGGCTCCCAATTTGATGAAAAATTTGCAGAGCTCCTTCAGAACTACGGGATTTTACCCTTTCGACCCTCAAGTTGTTTTACAAAAGCTCCCAGGTGAACGCGAACAAGAAACAGGACGTATCCTAGATAGCTGTCTGCTGGAGTTTTTAAAAGAGACGAGGGGTTACAATACTGAAAGAATTCGTCACAGAAGAGGGAGGAAAGTCGTTAATAAGCCAGGAGCACAAATATTGGTTACGAGCCAAAGAGATAATGCAGAAGAAGATGCCCCAGAAATAGATGTCCCACCCACCATCGACGATATTCCAGAAATCGATTCCCCACCTATGCCAGAAGTCAGTTCGCCAAGCACCTTCAATAACTCTCCAAAATCGATTTCTATTTTAGATTTTCCAACTATGGATGACTCTCCTGAAATAGAAGAAAATGTCTCAGCTTTCGAGAATAATCAACCTTCTACCTCTGGACTGCTTACAAAGAACCAGACTGATTCCGACGAAGATGTGCCTCTGAGTTGTTTGGTTCGCAAGAAGGAAATCAAAAACAGGAAAAAGGACAAGAAGAAGAATAAGAAGGAGTCCAATTTATGTTATATCTGTAGGTGCGACTATAGGTTCTACCGTCATTCTGTTGACTGGATATGCTGCATTACCTGTAAAAACTGGGTGTGTGGGATGTGCAATAAGGGCTCAAACAATCCGTCATACGAATGTGTCGTGTGTGAGGATGACTCTGACTAA